Proteins encoded within one genomic window of Eurosta solidaginis isolate ZX-2024a chromosome 1, ASM4086904v1, whole genome shotgun sequence:
- the LOC137243953 gene encoding tRNA-specific adenosine deaminase 2 codes for MEQFMAEAFAEARRVLAAGEVPVGCVFVYTNNEGTDKVIARAGNDVNATKNATRHAEFLCIDQSLEYCKQYGLSYDDVFAQVTVVVTVEPCIMCLAALHNLGVKEVLYGCANDRFGGKTLVGVPFATNKINGQTQVRGGICADEAMALLKDFYKGENPTAPIAKTKS; via the coding sequence ATGGAACAGTTTATGGCCGAAGCATTTGCAGAAGCACGCCGAGTGTTAGCAGCAGGGGAAGTACCAGTTGGTTGTGTATTTGTTTACACCAACAATGAGGGCACGGATAAAGTCATAGCACGAGCTGGGAATGATGTGAATGCCACCAAGAATGCAACCCGCCATGCCGAGTTTCTTTGTATAGATCAATCTTTGGAATATTGCAAACAGTACGGATTATCATATGATGACGTATTTGCGCAGGTGACAGTTGTAGTTACAGTGGAACCATGCATAATGTGTTTAGCAGCTTTACACAATTTAGGTGTTAAGGAAGTGCTCTATGGTTGTGCTAATGACCGCTTTGGAGGTAAAACTCTAGTAGGTGTGCCATTTGCAACGAACAAAATAAATGGCCAGACTCAAGTGCGTGGTGGTATTTGCGCGGATGAAGCAATGGCGTTGCTTAAAGATTTTTACAAAGGTGAAAATCCAACTGCTCCTATTGCGAAAACGAAAAGCTGA